A stretch of the Spirochaetota bacterium genome encodes the following:
- a CDS encoding protein-glutamate O-methyltransferase, which translates to MEFVLTEEDFKIFKDFIYEKSGIYFSDINKAVLENRLYEIMLKNKYSSLKEYYNILLKDEAEVRNFLDKVTTNLTKFFRNEPQFDALKNVVIKEIVKRNKENGINNIRIWSAGCSSGEEPYTIAMIFAEELGFNSGIEVKIVASDISLKSLLIAKEGFYSEEKVKDVPQNYLNKYFQKVGDGYRIIDELKKMIKFDYHNLKHDFPYNDLDIIFCRNVIIYFDQKTQHDVVTKFYNLLRDYGYLFLGHSESLFGMNTKFKFRKVENAICYIKDERK; encoded by the coding sequence ATGGAATTTGTTCTAACTGAAGAGGATTTCAAAATATTTAAAGATTTTATATATGAAAAATCAGGGATATATTTTTCAGATATAAATAAGGCAGTTTTAGAAAATAGATTATATGAGATAATGTTGAAAAATAAATATTCAAGTTTAAAAGAATACTATAATATTTTACTAAAAGATGAAGCAGAAGTTAGAAATTTTCTTGATAAAGTTACTACAAATTTAACAAAATTTTTTAGAAATGAACCACAATTTGATGCATTAAAAAATGTAGTTATAAAAGAAATAGTTAAAAGAAATAAAGAAAATGGAATTAATAATATAAGAATATGGTCTGCTGGTTGTTCCTCAGGAGAAGAACCATATACTATAGCAATGATATTTGCAGAAGAATTAGGTTTTAACTCTGGGATTGAGGTTAAAATAGTAGCTTCTGATATATCATTAAAAAGTCTACTCATAGCAAAGGAAGGCTTTTATAGTGAAGAAAAAGTTAAAGATGTTCCTCAGAATTATTTAAATAAATATTTTCAAAAAGTAGGAGATGGATATAGAATTATTGATGAGCTAAAAAAAATGATCAAATTTGATTATCATAATTTAAAGCATGATTTTCCATATAATGATCTAGATATAATATTTTGTAGAAATGTCATTATATATTTTGACCAAAAAACTCAACATGATGTTGTAACTAAGTTTTATAATCTTTTAAGAGATTATGGATACTTGTTTCTTGGTCATTCGGAATCTCTTTTTGGAATGAATACGAAATTTAAATTTAGAAAAGTAGAAAATGCAATATGCTATATTAAAGATGAAAGGAAATAA
- the cheB gene encoding chemotaxis-specific protein-glutamate methyltransferase CheB, producing the protein MKEKIKVLVVDDSAVMRKLLSEIISSDPEMEIVSTAINGKFALQKLISLKPDIITLDIEMPEMNGLEFLKEKMKMKDETPVVVISSLTSEGSKVTMEAFELGAKDYIHKPSGSISLNIKDLEEEIILKIKNWALKYKDIYKKSTDIRKIDNENYTTNLKKESISYLGNKIDRSSLKILEKEEVEQLKHKKNKIPENPDFIAIGISTGGPEALRTILPLLKIDIPIIIIQHMPPFFTSEFAKSLNKIVQNYKVVEASDKDKIKRNVIYIAPGGKQLGVKKVYNEYEIFINDDPPVNNHRPSVDYFFKTLYEMDSTNFIAIIMTGMGKDGAYYISKLRLKGVYTIGQDAETSIVYGMPKVAFELNGLDNVLSLIEIPEFLNNIKE; encoded by the coding sequence ATGAAAGAAAAAATTAAAGTTTTAGTAGTTGATGATTCTGCTGTAATGCGAAAACTATTATCTGAGATAATAAGTAGTGATCCAGAAATGGAAATTGTTTCTACTGCTATAAATGGTAAATTTGCACTGCAAAAACTTATTTCTCTAAAGCCGGATATAATAACCCTCGATATTGAGATGCCAGAGATGAATGGTTTAGAATTTTTAAAAGAAAAAATGAAAATGAAAGATGAAACTCCTGTTGTAGTTATCTCTTCTCTAACATCAGAGGGATCAAAAGTAACAATGGAAGCTTTTGAATTGGGGGCTAAAGATTATATTCATAAGCCATCTGGTTCAATTAGTTTAAATATTAAAGACTTAGAAGAAGAAATTATTTTAAAAATTAAAAATTGGGCTCTTAAATATAAAGATATTTATAAAAAGAGTACTGATATTAGAAAAATAGATAATGAAAATTATACTACTAATTTAAAAAAAGAATCTATTTCTTATTTGGGAAATAAAATTGATAGATCAAGTTTAAAAATTCTTGAGAAAGAGGAAGTTGAACAATTAAAGCACAAGAAAAATAAAATACCTGAAAATCCAGATTTTATTGCTATAGGAATTTCAACTGGAGGTCCGGAAGCTTTAAGGACAATATTACCATTATTAAAAATTGATATTCCTATTATTATTATTCAACATATGCCACCATTTTTTACTAGTGAATTTGCAAAATCCTTGAATAAAATTGTTCAAAATTATAAGGTTGTTGAAGCATCAGACAAAGATAAAATAAAAAGAAATGTTATATATATCGCTCCAGGAGGGAAGCAATTAGGAGTAAAAAAAGTTTATAATGAATATGAAATATTTATTAATGATGATCCACCTGTTAATAATCATAGACCTTCTGTTGATTATTTTTTTAAAACTCTTTATGAGATGGATTCAACTAATTTTATAGCTATTATTATGACTGGTATGGGTAAAGATGGTGCTTATTATATTTCAAAATTAAGGTTAAAGGGAGTTTATACAATAGGGCAGGATGCTGAAACTTCGATTGTTTATGGAATGCCTAAAGTTGCTTTTGAATTAAATGGACTTGATAATGTTTTATCGCTTATTGAAATTCCTGAATTTTTGAATAATATTAAAGAGTAA